In the Saccharococcus thermophilus genome, ATATCACCAAATAATGCTTTGCCGCTGACTTGAAAATCGCCCCAGCTGATGATCACGCTTCCGGCGATTGCTAATAGCGCGCTAAACAATGCTCCTGCAGTGAGACGTTCTTTAAAAAACACATACCCGCCAACAAACGCAAATAACGGCTGCAATGTTACAAGTACAACAGAACTGGTTACGGAAGTATAGTTCAGCGACTCAAACCAAAGAATAAAATGGAATGCTAATAAAATTCCGGAGAAGACCGAAAACGCCCAATCGCGACAGGAGATTTCTTTTAATTCGCTAATATATTTGAGGAAAAACGGTGTCATCAACAATATCGTAAAAAAAAGTCGATAAAAAGCGATAACGGAAGCAGGAGCATGCGCCCATTTTACAAGAATAGCAGAAGTAGAAACGGAAAGCGCTCCTACAAATAGGGCTAAATATGGTTTGAACATGCTTGATGGCTTCATTATTCATCCCCTTAATCAATGTTTTATCATTATTATACCAATATCGAAACAAAAGAGGTGATTGCCGTGATGTTCGATCCATTCATTAAATTGGGGATATCTGCTGTATTAGGATTAATCATCGGGCTGGAAAGGGAATTAAAACGAAAACCTGTTGGCTTAAAAACTTGCTTAGTTATTTCCATTTCCAGCTGTTTGTTAACGATTGTCTCGATCGAATCTGCCTATGTATTCCCACTAAAAGACCATATTACGATGGATCCACTCCGTCTTGCCGCACAAATTGTATCAGGCGTTGGTTTTTTAGGAGCTGGGGTTATTTTACGGCGGGGAAATGATAGTATTACAGGATTAACTACCGCCGCGATCATTTGGGGAGCGGCTGGCATCGGAGTTGCCGTCGGTGCCGGATTTTATTGGGAGTCGGCCTTCGGGGTGGCATTATTAATTGTAAGCGTAGAACTTATTCCTTTTCTCATCAACTTTTTCGGACCGAAACAACTGCGGGAAAAAGAAATTCTATTGCAAATCACCGTGGCAGATACAAAAAATATTGCTGATGTCATCGAAAAAATAAGGCTGCAACACATCGATATTAAGACGATGCGTATTAAAGATTTAGACAACAATCA is a window encoding:
- a CDS encoding DMT family transporter, whose product is MKPSSMFKPYLALFVGALSVSTSAILVKWAHAPASVIAFYRLFFTILLMTPFFLKYISELKEISCRDWAFSVFSGILLAFHFILWFESLNYTSVTSSVVLVTLQPLFAFVGGYVFFKERLTAGALFSALLAIAGSVIISWGDFQVSGKALFGDMLALLACAMVTGYWLFGQELRKRLSLMTYTYIVYGISSFVLFLYVIAFRLPLLSYRKIDWLCFVLLAIVPTLLGHSLMNWSVKWVSAATVSMSILFEPVGASILAYFLLGEMIQPSQWIGGIFILTGIGIYLWGENRKGTLPIQESS
- a CDS encoding MgtC/SapB family protein, producing the protein MMFDPFIKLGISAVLGLIIGLERELKRKPVGLKTCLVISISSCLLTIVSIESAYVFPLKDHITMDPLRLAAQIVSGVGFLGAGVILRRGNDSITGLTTAAIIWGAAGIGVAVGAGFYWESAFGVALLIVSVELIPFLINFFGPKQLREKEILLQITVADTKNIADVIEKIRLQHIDIKTMRIKDLDNNQHLIKLKAVIDQKRAAADIYYAIRSVDSIVHIDIESG